A region from the Acanthopagrus latus isolate v.2019 chromosome 8, fAcaLat1.1, whole genome shotgun sequence genome encodes:
- the LOC119024457 gene encoding uncharacterized protein LOC119024457 isoform X2 translates to MMISCSGALAELKTGPVYFFDQPTKRNRMKGTRSRLYFNVANEDTAQSQENDNKEGVELTPRLSGETCGEVKPDTASDAPNIKDQDPVDAYKRAAPQLLNDLARLLSQHKWAQKACIPRGIVNILNCSWQELTAGAVQQTNDKPGGPRGSLKLDEDCDKNKKEAGERNSVVVVEHVGPTVKKPHVSSNPRMKKHKQNNKRAHNSTTFSFSVSSDSSKHPAGCDLFPGWIVQPTQPSCDDPQWIRLCQWVVDRLQAARNNAKLQTADQHMKPLIRRHYGDAKETVKDRTSRRKKAQPATLVNGLPQIPEVKQQDPARQKLHYRINDGSSFIYYPSGCMAVCQSCSGLPGGGFYTNVFSDSEFPVIMATITAFGHGAVTHPLSCSITAVWDQDGGFICDHHGNITKDWSWQTGRTPREKIVIQLSDLISVRLLSGTSAMLRFSCNKESVHLPLPALAKPKEMTPGKLNSEAAQDPQLAGKTKSPAVVLKNKRNLRLTPVSVRSREVLQMVREVEGLEELSTQRRRGGHVGRELKRLQQRVRNILDDWMDYYRVAIGIKCPDMERMPDAPLRTRLRREVQSAALPSLNPPEWVDAKPVQPEEDGDESQELHGHRSAETCIKLPRTPKKGTKAEPRVTQIGPLQIHGSIKLESLVIPHSPDLQPSAVTNPPARPSFTSSAPVTVCPALLRAALQGEGGCRRCCCSATLMPAVTDLEYDAFIMGQPPHSQQILVVCVTPASQHFNTHVAPGQEVLERLYRRRNKQRTTPCTQCQMDSFRLVRYEMSTGKQPSCGAENILLQQRHNAAPGMVLMYIRGKLLFVGYVFSDHSRSVRDLQKQISRSRGDYRLGLSLPSDYKLRYDCATFASVHLIYCKKLNHLSVTLITDHSNSMNIEENCQRASWNLKISPVKLLFKGQVETTRIDSVHSRPFLAVIQ, encoded by the exons ATGATGATTTCTTGCTCTGGTGCGCTGGCAGAGCTCAAGACTGGCCCTGTGTATTTCTTTGACCAG CCAACAAAACGAAACAGAATGAAAGGGACAAGAAGCAGGCTATATTTCAATGTGGCAAACGAAGACACAGCACAAAG TCAAGAGAATGACAACAAAGAAGGTGTTGAGCTCACTCCGAGGCTCTCAGGTGAAACATGTGGGGAAGTTAAACCTGATACCGCATCTGATGCGCCGAACATAAAGGACCAAGATCCGGTGGATGCCTACAAGCGAGCAGCCCCTCAGTTATTAAACGACCTGGCTCGCCTGCTTTCCCAACATAAGTGGGCCCAGAAGGCGTGTATTCCTCGCGGGATTGTAAATATTCTGAATTGCTCCTGGCAGGAGCTGACTGCAGGGGCGGTGCAACAGACCAACGACAAACCAGGAGGCCCCAGAGGTTCCCTGAAGTTGGATGAAGACTGTGACAAGAACAAgaaggaggcaggagagagaaactCAGTTGTTGTGGTGGAACATGTTGGTCCCACTGTGAAAAAACCACATGTGAGCTCAAATCCACGCatgaaaaagcacaaacaaaataacaagagAG CTCACAACTCCACAACCTTCAGTTTCTCTGTCTCATCCGACAGCAGTAAACATCCAG CTGGATGTGATTTGTTTCCAGGTTGGATTGTCCAGCCGACGCAGCCCTCCTGTGATGACCCTCAGTGGATCAGGTTGTGTCAGTGGGTGGTGGATCGGCTCCAGGCGGCAAGAAATAATGC AAAactgcaaacagctgatcagcacatGAAGCCCCTCATTCGCCGCCATTATGGTGACGCAAAGGAAACAGTGAAGGACAGGACATCCAGGAGAAAAAAGGCCCAACCTGCCACTTTAGTCAACGGTTTACCCCAGATACCagaggtgaagcagcaggatCCAGCACGGCAGAAACTACACTACAGGATCAATGACGGCTCCTCGTTCATATA CTACCCATCTGGTTGTATGGCAGTATGCCAAAGCTGCTCAGGTCTGCCCGGTGGAGGTTTCTACACCAACGTGTTCAGTGACAGCGAGTTTCCTGTTATCATGGCAACTATCACAGCGTTTGGGCATGGAGCCGTTACACACCCTCTGAG CTGTTCCATCACTGCAGTGTGGGACCAGGATGGTGGATTCATATGTGACCATCACGGGAACATAACTAAGGACTGGAGCTGGCAGACAGGACGCACACCGAGGGAGAAGATCGTGATACAG TTGTCAGATTTAATCTCTGTGAGGCTGCTCAGTGGCACTTCTGCCATGCTCCGCTTCAGCTGTAACAAAGAAAGtgttcatcttcctctccctgcaTTGGCTAAACCAAAGGAAATG ACTCCAGGAAAGTTAAACTCTGAGGCTGCTCAAGACCCCCAGCTGGCGGGGAAGACAAAATCCCCTGCTGTGGTCCTAAAAAACAAGAGGAACCTGAGGCTAACACCT GTGTCGGTGCGCTCCCGGGAGGTCCTCCAGATggtcagagaggtggaggggctGGAGGAGCTGTCAACACAGCGGAGAAGAGGAGGGCATGTTGGCAGGGAGCTGAAGAGGCTTCAGCAGAGAGTACGAAACATCCTGGATGACTGGATGGATTATTATCGCGTGGCCATCG ggATCAAGTGTCCTGACATGGAGCGGATGCCAGATGCCCCGCTGAGGACCAGGCTGAGAAGGGAGGTACAGTCAGCTGCTCTGCCCTCTCTGAACCCACCTGAGTGGGTTGATGCTAAGCCAGTCCAGCCCGAGGAGGACGGGGATGAGTCGCAGGAGTTGCACGGACATCGGTCAGCAGAGACCTGCATCAAGCTGCCAAG GACACCCAAAAAGGGAACAAAGGCGGAGCCCCGTGTCACACAGATAGGACCCCTTCAGATTCACGGCAGTATTAAACTTGA GTCACTGGTCATTCCACACAGTCCAGATTTGCAGCCCTCCGCCGTCACCAACCCTCCAGCCCGGCCGTCGTTCACCTCATCCGCCCCCGTCACAGTGTGCCCAGCTCTGCTGAGAGCTGCCctgcagggggagggggggtgcaggcggtgctgctgcagcgctACGCTGATGCCAGCGGTGACAGACCTGGAGTACGATGCCTTCATTATGGGCCAGCCTCCACACAGTCAACAGATCCTGGTGGTGTGTGTGACTCCGGCAAGCCAACACTTTAATACACATGTGGCGCCCGGCCAGGAGGTGCTGGAGCGGCTttacaggaggaggaacaagcAGAGAACCACGCCGTGCACTCAG tgCCAGATGGATTCATTTCGCCTGGTGAGGTACGAGATGTCAACAGGGAAGCAGCCCAGCTGTGGAGCGGagaacatcctgctgcagcagagacataACGCTGCTCCTGGGATGGTCCTG ATGTACATCAGAGGGAAGCTGCTGTTTGTCGGCTACGTATTCAGTGATCACAGTCGCTCAGTCAGGGACCTTCAAAAGCAAATCTCCAGGAGCAGGGGAGACTACAGATTAGGTCTGAGCCTCCCGTCGGACTACAAGCTCAGGTACGACTGCGCCACGTTCGCCAGCGTTCATCTGATTTACTGTAAGAAGCTAAATCATCTGTCAGTCACCCTCATTACTGATCACTCAAACAGCATGAACATAGAAGAGAACTGTCAGCGAGCATCGTGGAATTTAAAGATAAGCCCAgtgaaattactttttaaaggacAGGTTGAGACAACAAGAATCGACTCTGTTCATTCCCGCCCTTTCCTTGCAGTGATACAGTGA
- the LOC119024457 gene encoding uncharacterized protein LOC119024457 isoform X4 encodes MMISCSGALAELKTGPVYFFDQPTKRNRMKGTRSRLYFNVANEDTAQSQENDNKEGVELTPRLSGETCGEVKPDTASDAPNIKDQDPVDAYKRAAPQLLNDLARLLSQHKWAQKACIPRGIVNILNCSWQELTAGAVQQTNDKPGGPRGSLKLDEDCDKNKKEAGERNSVVVVEHVGPTVKKPHVSSNPRMKKHKQNNKRAHNSTTFSFSVSSDSSKHPGWIVQPTQPSCDDPQWIRLCQWVVDRLQAARNNAKLQTADQHMKPLIRRHYGDAKETVKDRTSRRKKAQPATLVNGLPQIPEVKQQDPARQKLHYRINDGSSFIYYPSGCMAVCQSCSGLPGGGFYTNVFSDSEFPVIMATITAFGHGAVTHPLSCSITAVWDQDGGFICDHHGNITKDWSWQTGRTPREKIVIQLSDLISVRLLSGTSAMLRFSCNKESVHLPLPALAKPKEMPCLQTPGKLNSEAAQDPQLAGKTKSPAVVLKNKRNLRLTPVSVRSREVLQMVREVEGLEELSTQRRRGGHVGRELKRLQQRVRNILDDWMDYYRVAIGIKCPDMERMPDAPLRTRLRREVQSAALPSLNPPEWVDAKPVQPEEDGDESQELHGHRSAETCIKLPRTPKKGTKAEPRVTQIGPLQIHGSIKLESLVIPHSPDLQPSAVTNPPARPSFTSSAPVTVCPALLRAALQGEGGCRRCCCSATLMPAVTDLEYDAFIMGQPPHSQQILVVCVTPASQHFNTHVAPGQEVLERLYRRRNKQRTTPCTQCQMDSFRLVRYEMSTGKQPSCGAENILLQQRHNAAPGMVLMYIRGKLLFVGYVFSDHSRSVRDLQKQISRSRGDYRLGLSLPSDYKLRYDCATFASVHLIYCKKLNHLSVTLITDHSNSMNIEENCQRASWNLKISPVKLLFKGQVETTRIDSVHSRPFLAVIQ; translated from the exons ATGATGATTTCTTGCTCTGGTGCGCTGGCAGAGCTCAAGACTGGCCCTGTGTATTTCTTTGACCAG CCAACAAAACGAAACAGAATGAAAGGGACAAGAAGCAGGCTATATTTCAATGTGGCAAACGAAGACACAGCACAAAG TCAAGAGAATGACAACAAAGAAGGTGTTGAGCTCACTCCGAGGCTCTCAGGTGAAACATGTGGGGAAGTTAAACCTGATACCGCATCTGATGCGCCGAACATAAAGGACCAAGATCCGGTGGATGCCTACAAGCGAGCAGCCCCTCAGTTATTAAACGACCTGGCTCGCCTGCTTTCCCAACATAAGTGGGCCCAGAAGGCGTGTATTCCTCGCGGGATTGTAAATATTCTGAATTGCTCCTGGCAGGAGCTGACTGCAGGGGCGGTGCAACAGACCAACGACAAACCAGGAGGCCCCAGAGGTTCCCTGAAGTTGGATGAAGACTGTGACAAGAACAAgaaggaggcaggagagagaaactCAGTTGTTGTGGTGGAACATGTTGGTCCCACTGTGAAAAAACCACATGTGAGCTCAAATCCACGCatgaaaaagcacaaacaaaataacaagagAG CTCACAACTCCACAACCTTCAGTTTCTCTGTCTCATCCGACAGCAGTAAACATCCAG GTTGGATTGTCCAGCCGACGCAGCCCTCCTGTGATGACCCTCAGTGGATCAGGTTGTGTCAGTGGGTGGTGGATCGGCTCCAGGCGGCAAGAAATAATGC AAAactgcaaacagctgatcagcacatGAAGCCCCTCATTCGCCGCCATTATGGTGACGCAAAGGAAACAGTGAAGGACAGGACATCCAGGAGAAAAAAGGCCCAACCTGCCACTTTAGTCAACGGTTTACCCCAGATACCagaggtgaagcagcaggatCCAGCACGGCAGAAACTACACTACAGGATCAATGACGGCTCCTCGTTCATATA CTACCCATCTGGTTGTATGGCAGTATGCCAAAGCTGCTCAGGTCTGCCCGGTGGAGGTTTCTACACCAACGTGTTCAGTGACAGCGAGTTTCCTGTTATCATGGCAACTATCACAGCGTTTGGGCATGGAGCCGTTACACACCCTCTGAG CTGTTCCATCACTGCAGTGTGGGACCAGGATGGTGGATTCATATGTGACCATCACGGGAACATAACTAAGGACTGGAGCTGGCAGACAGGACGCACACCGAGGGAGAAGATCGTGATACAG TTGTCAGATTTAATCTCTGTGAGGCTGCTCAGTGGCACTTCTGCCATGCTCCGCTTCAGCTGTAACAAAGAAAGtgttcatcttcctctccctgcaTTGGCTAAACCAAAGGAAATG CCTTGTTTGCAGACTCCAGGAAAGTTAAACTCTGAGGCTGCTCAAGACCCCCAGCTGGCGGGGAAGACAAAATCCCCTGCTGTGGTCCTAAAAAACAAGAGGAACCTGAGGCTAACACCT GTGTCGGTGCGCTCCCGGGAGGTCCTCCAGATggtcagagaggtggaggggctGGAGGAGCTGTCAACACAGCGGAGAAGAGGAGGGCATGTTGGCAGGGAGCTGAAGAGGCTTCAGCAGAGAGTACGAAACATCCTGGATGACTGGATGGATTATTATCGCGTGGCCATCG ggATCAAGTGTCCTGACATGGAGCGGATGCCAGATGCCCCGCTGAGGACCAGGCTGAGAAGGGAGGTACAGTCAGCTGCTCTGCCCTCTCTGAACCCACCTGAGTGGGTTGATGCTAAGCCAGTCCAGCCCGAGGAGGACGGGGATGAGTCGCAGGAGTTGCACGGACATCGGTCAGCAGAGACCTGCATCAAGCTGCCAAG GACACCCAAAAAGGGAACAAAGGCGGAGCCCCGTGTCACACAGATAGGACCCCTTCAGATTCACGGCAGTATTAAACTTGA GTCACTGGTCATTCCACACAGTCCAGATTTGCAGCCCTCCGCCGTCACCAACCCTCCAGCCCGGCCGTCGTTCACCTCATCCGCCCCCGTCACAGTGTGCCCAGCTCTGCTGAGAGCTGCCctgcagggggagggggggtgcaggcggtgctgctgcagcgctACGCTGATGCCAGCGGTGACAGACCTGGAGTACGATGCCTTCATTATGGGCCAGCCTCCACACAGTCAACAGATCCTGGTGGTGTGTGTGACTCCGGCAAGCCAACACTTTAATACACATGTGGCGCCCGGCCAGGAGGTGCTGGAGCGGCTttacaggaggaggaacaagcAGAGAACCACGCCGTGCACTCAG tgCCAGATGGATTCATTTCGCCTGGTGAGGTACGAGATGTCAACAGGGAAGCAGCCCAGCTGTGGAGCGGagaacatcctgctgcagcagagacataACGCTGCTCCTGGGATGGTCCTG ATGTACATCAGAGGGAAGCTGCTGTTTGTCGGCTACGTATTCAGTGATCACAGTCGCTCAGTCAGGGACCTTCAAAAGCAAATCTCCAGGAGCAGGGGAGACTACAGATTAGGTCTGAGCCTCCCGTCGGACTACAAGCTCAGGTACGACTGCGCCACGTTCGCCAGCGTTCATCTGATTTACTGTAAGAAGCTAAATCATCTGTCAGTCACCCTCATTACTGATCACTCAAACAGCATGAACATAGAAGAGAACTGTCAGCGAGCATCGTGGAATTTAAAGATAAGCCCAgtgaaattactttttaaaggacAGGTTGAGACAACAAGAATCGACTCTGTTCATTCCCGCCCTTTCCTTGCAGTGATACAGTGA
- the LOC119024457 gene encoding uncharacterized protein LOC119024457 isoform X5, whose product MWQTKTQHKVNSRCSHCSQENDNKEGVELTPRLSGETCGEVKPDTASDAPNIKDQDPVDAYKRAAPQLLNDLARLLSQHKWAQKACIPRGIVNILNCSWQELTAGAVQQTNDKPGGPRGSLKLDEDCDKNKKEAGERNSVVVVEHVGPTVKKPHVSSNPRMKKHKQNNKRAHNSTTFSFSVSSDSSKHPAGCDLFPGWIVQPTQPSCDDPQWIRLCQWVVDRLQAARNNAKLQTADQHMKPLIRRHYGDAKETVKDRTSRRKKAQPATLVNGLPQIPEVKQQDPARQKLHYRINDGSSFIYYPSGCMAVCQSCSGLPGGGFYTNVFSDSEFPVIMATITAFGHGAVTHPLSCSITAVWDQDGGFICDHHGNITKDWSWQTGRTPREKIVIQLSDLISVRLLSGTSAMLRFSCNKESVHLPLPALAKPKEMPCLQTPGKLNSEAAQDPQLAGKTKSPAVVLKNKRNLRLTPVSVRSREVLQMVREVEGLEELSTQRRRGGHVGRELKRLQQRVRNILDDWMDYYRVAIGIKCPDMERMPDAPLRTRLRREVQSAALPSLNPPEWVDAKPVQPEEDGDESQELHGHRSAETCIKLPRTPKKGTKAEPRVTQIGPLQIHGSIKLESLVIPHSPDLQPSAVTNPPARPSFTSSAPVTVCPALLRAALQGEGGCRRCCCSATLMPAVTDLEYDAFIMGQPPHSQQILVVCVTPASQHFNTHVAPGQEVLERLYRRRNKQRTTPCTQCQMDSFRLVRYEMSTGKQPSCGAENILLQQRHNAAPGMVLMYIRGKLLFVGYVFSDHSRSVRDLQKQISRSRGDYRLGLSLPSDYKLRYDCATFASVHLIYCKKLNHLSVTLITDHSNSMNIEENCQRASWNLKISPVKLLFKGQVETTRIDSVHSRPFLAVIQ is encoded by the exons ATGTGGCAAACGAAGACACAGCACAAAG TAAATTCTCGTTGTTCTCATTGTAGTCAAGAGAATGACAACAAAGAAGGTGTTGAGCTCACTCCGAGGCTCTCAGGTGAAACATGTGGGGAAGTTAAACCTGATACCGCATCTGATGCGCCGAACATAAAGGACCAAGATCCGGTGGATGCCTACAAGCGAGCAGCCCCTCAGTTATTAAACGACCTGGCTCGCCTGCTTTCCCAACATAAGTGGGCCCAGAAGGCGTGTATTCCTCGCGGGATTGTAAATATTCTGAATTGCTCCTGGCAGGAGCTGACTGCAGGGGCGGTGCAACAGACCAACGACAAACCAGGAGGCCCCAGAGGTTCCCTGAAGTTGGATGAAGACTGTGACAAGAACAAgaaggaggcaggagagagaaactCAGTTGTTGTGGTGGAACATGTTGGTCCCACTGTGAAAAAACCACATGTGAGCTCAAATCCACGCatgaaaaagcacaaacaaaataacaagagAG CTCACAACTCCACAACCTTCAGTTTCTCTGTCTCATCCGACAGCAGTAAACATCCAG CTGGATGTGATTTGTTTCCAGGTTGGATTGTCCAGCCGACGCAGCCCTCCTGTGATGACCCTCAGTGGATCAGGTTGTGTCAGTGGGTGGTGGATCGGCTCCAGGCGGCAAGAAATAATGC AAAactgcaaacagctgatcagcacatGAAGCCCCTCATTCGCCGCCATTATGGTGACGCAAAGGAAACAGTGAAGGACAGGACATCCAGGAGAAAAAAGGCCCAACCTGCCACTTTAGTCAACGGTTTACCCCAGATACCagaggtgaagcagcaggatCCAGCACGGCAGAAACTACACTACAGGATCAATGACGGCTCCTCGTTCATATA CTACCCATCTGGTTGTATGGCAGTATGCCAAAGCTGCTCAGGTCTGCCCGGTGGAGGTTTCTACACCAACGTGTTCAGTGACAGCGAGTTTCCTGTTATCATGGCAACTATCACAGCGTTTGGGCATGGAGCCGTTACACACCCTCTGAG CTGTTCCATCACTGCAGTGTGGGACCAGGATGGTGGATTCATATGTGACCATCACGGGAACATAACTAAGGACTGGAGCTGGCAGACAGGACGCACACCGAGGGAGAAGATCGTGATACAG TTGTCAGATTTAATCTCTGTGAGGCTGCTCAGTGGCACTTCTGCCATGCTCCGCTTCAGCTGTAACAAAGAAAGtgttcatcttcctctccctgcaTTGGCTAAACCAAAGGAAATG CCTTGTTTGCAGACTCCAGGAAAGTTAAACTCTGAGGCTGCTCAAGACCCCCAGCTGGCGGGGAAGACAAAATCCCCTGCTGTGGTCCTAAAAAACAAGAGGAACCTGAGGCTAACACCT GTGTCGGTGCGCTCCCGGGAGGTCCTCCAGATggtcagagaggtggaggggctGGAGGAGCTGTCAACACAGCGGAGAAGAGGAGGGCATGTTGGCAGGGAGCTGAAGAGGCTTCAGCAGAGAGTACGAAACATCCTGGATGACTGGATGGATTATTATCGCGTGGCCATCG ggATCAAGTGTCCTGACATGGAGCGGATGCCAGATGCCCCGCTGAGGACCAGGCTGAGAAGGGAGGTACAGTCAGCTGCTCTGCCCTCTCTGAACCCACCTGAGTGGGTTGATGCTAAGCCAGTCCAGCCCGAGGAGGACGGGGATGAGTCGCAGGAGTTGCACGGACATCGGTCAGCAGAGACCTGCATCAAGCTGCCAAG GACACCCAAAAAGGGAACAAAGGCGGAGCCCCGTGTCACACAGATAGGACCCCTTCAGATTCACGGCAGTATTAAACTTGA GTCACTGGTCATTCCACACAGTCCAGATTTGCAGCCCTCCGCCGTCACCAACCCTCCAGCCCGGCCGTCGTTCACCTCATCCGCCCCCGTCACAGTGTGCCCAGCTCTGCTGAGAGCTGCCctgcagggggagggggggtgcaggcggtgctgctgcagcgctACGCTGATGCCAGCGGTGACAGACCTGGAGTACGATGCCTTCATTATGGGCCAGCCTCCACACAGTCAACAGATCCTGGTGGTGTGTGTGACTCCGGCAAGCCAACACTTTAATACACATGTGGCGCCCGGCCAGGAGGTGCTGGAGCGGCTttacaggaggaggaacaagcAGAGAACCACGCCGTGCACTCAG tgCCAGATGGATTCATTTCGCCTGGTGAGGTACGAGATGTCAACAGGGAAGCAGCCCAGCTGTGGAGCGGagaacatcctgctgcagcagagacataACGCTGCTCCTGGGATGGTCCTG ATGTACATCAGAGGGAAGCTGCTGTTTGTCGGCTACGTATTCAGTGATCACAGTCGCTCAGTCAGGGACCTTCAAAAGCAAATCTCCAGGAGCAGGGGAGACTACAGATTAGGTCTGAGCCTCCCGTCGGACTACAAGCTCAGGTACGACTGCGCCACGTTCGCCAGCGTTCATCTGATTTACTGTAAGAAGCTAAATCATCTGTCAGTCACCCTCATTACTGATCACTCAAACAGCATGAACATAGAAGAGAACTGTCAGCGAGCATCGTGGAATTTAAAGATAAGCCCAgtgaaattactttttaaaggacAGGTTGAGACAACAAGAATCGACTCTGTTCATTCCCGCCCTTTCCTTGCAGTGATACAGTGA